A part of Miscanthus floridulus cultivar M001 chromosome 6, ASM1932011v1, whole genome shotgun sequence genomic DNA contains:
- the LOC136461773 gene encoding predicted GPI-anchored protein 58 codes for MSSTAADVHPALPPIRTTPPAPEPAACSSAASSSTAPAPDAESVATLPSAEKQQGEADSEEAQHQQETEPTTPTSEGSQLRAPAECPPAPRKPAWAPPPSTPAKRKFPSSAAPSARRTFFPVARDLTTVFLALPPPKKRIRAG; via the coding sequence ATGAGCTCCACGGCGGCCGACGTCCACCCTGCGCTGCCGCCGATCAGGACCACGCCACCGGCGCCGGAGCCCGCCGCCTGCTCCtcggcggcctcgtcgtcgacggcgccggcgccggacgCCGAGTCGGTGGCGACCTTGCCTTCGGCGGAGAAGCAGCAGGGGGAGGCCGACTCGGAGGAGGCCCAGCACCAGCAGGAGACGGAACCCACGACGCCGACGTCAGAGGGGAGCCAGCTGCGGGCGCCGGCCGAGTGCCCGCCGGCGCCGCGGAAGCCTGCGTGGGCGCCTCCGCCGTCGACGCCCGCCAAGCGCAAGTTCCCGTCCTCCGCGGCGCCGTCGGCGCGCCGGACCTTCTTCCCCGTCGCGCGCGACCTCACCACCGTGTTCCTCGCCCTGCCGCCGCCCAAGAAGCGGATCCGCGCGGGCTGA